A window of Lytechinus variegatus isolate NC3 chromosome 15, Lvar_3.0, whole genome shotgun sequence contains these coding sequences:
- the LOC121428380 gene encoding solute carrier family 35 member G1-like, whose translation MTKNKCDDGINIRQRHHCGDVADSHDNQEDELNGNDIQGDDSMISSKTSLRDAQERGPCARFRKACSLHKGLLLALLSCIFQASGAIGVKLLYGRIPPTEIAAVRLISYSLFAAVLSLYYKISPRVTLKQLPWLLLRITCGTIAMCLAFYAYQNIPVGDANAIIFISPVLTGFCAWILLGEKFTLVDVGLAVFALVGVVLIARPSFLFGKFVEASGERNTVLGVVAALLAALFASLVFVLIRKLGGISLHPLTQIFYFGLFGFIMTTVLTAVLGLLIVPRCGMDRLVLIFIAVIGFLAQISMTYAFKLEKAAYVAVVKSNNVILAFLLEFAIFGTVPFWLSLIGAALVMASSLGVTAKKWKASHSKKETDNTSDRDDDIDLENEEEMEVNVRQS comes from the coding sequence ATGACTAAGAACAAGTGTGATGATGGTATAAATATCCGGCAAAGACATCATTGCGGTGATGTTGCAGATTCGCATGATAATCAAGAGGATGAATTGAATGGGAATGATATTCAAGGAGACGATAGTATGATATCATCTAAGACTTCTTTGAGGGATGCCCAAGAGCGTGGACCTTGTGCAAGGTTTAGGAAAGCATGTTCTCTCCATAAGGGGCTACTCCTTGCACTTCTGTCCTGTATATTCCAAGCAAGTGGCGCGATAGGGGTTAAACTACTTTATGGCAGAATCCCACCAACTGAGATTGCTGCAGTTCGACTAATCTCCTATTCTCTCTTTGCTGCAGTACTCAGTTTGTACTATAAGATATCTCCTCGAGTTACTCTGAAGCAGCTACCATGGCTACTGCTCCGAATCACATGTGGAACCATTGCAATGTGCCTTGCCTTTTACGCCTACCAAAACATCCCTGTTGGGGATGCTAATGCAATTATCTTTATCAGTCCAGTCCTCACAGGATTCTGTGCTTGGATACTTCTTGGTGAGAAGTTCACCCTTGTGGATGTTGGCTTAGCTGTGTTTGCACTTGTTGGTGTTGTCTTAATCGCCCGTCCGTCTTTCCTCTTTGGGAAATTTGTAGAGGCCTCAGGAGAAAGAAACACTGTTCTTGGTGTTGTTGCAGCATTGCTTGCGGCTCTGTTTGCATCGTTGGTGTTTGTGCTCATCAGGAAGCTTGGCGGAATCAGTCTGCATCCTCTCACCCAGATTTTTTACTTTGGGCTTTTTGGTTTTATCATGACAACCGTGTTGACTGCTGTTCTTGGACTCTTGATTGTCCCCAGATGCGGGATGGATCGCCTTGTGCTCATCTTTATTGCCGTCATAGGCTTCCTGGCACAGATTTCCATGACTTATGCATTCAAATTAGAAAAGGCAGCTTATGTAGCCGTTGTGAAGAGCAACAATGTCATCCTGGCTTTCCTGCTTGAATTTGCCATCTTCGGTACTGTCCCATTTTGGCTGTCACTAATCGGAGCTGCTTTGGTTATGGCTAGCTCTCTTGGTGTTACAGCAAAGAAATGGAAGGCATCTCATTCTAAAAAAGAAACTGATAATACCAGTGATAGGGATGATGACATAGACttggaaaatgaagaagaaatggAAGTCAATGTCAGACAAAGTTGA
- the LOC121429149 gene encoding solute carrier family 35 member G1-like, with amino-acid sequence MANCASFRQMRQSMGTYYDESEIQNMREWHYVSPAHVDKYWRERHHPRSLGQDGYRVTAIEKFWNGLKRSATLTWTSSMTLLHRYRGILWAIFCILTATSCSLCVKLLTGSVPPSQLIFFRGIFQILFAAPCIVFFKHPLRYPPKSVMLITVRGIIGTFLSFLCYYSYQAIPVATAKALIYSSPVLVAIFAGVFLKEKCSLGTTFFSFLTVVSVVLVVQPPFIFGSRGDTASSIVGLMCSSAGAFTVAVNVIILRYIQMRRINAHVIVFAYGVIAAVCCAIFPATGLERWTNPGCSSKRRIIILMCLSGFLEQVSGTLALKTEKASVISVLRGNDVIVSFVFEFFIFHTLPGAWTVVGIFGVVGSAIGMTVSSHFASERDKKRETKDKHHTISDTNYHDCDTKMEV; translated from the coding sequence ATGGCGAACTGCGCATCATTTCGACAGATGAGACAAAGTATGGGAACATATTATGATGAAAGTGAAATTCAGAACATGAGAGAGTGGCATTATGTTTCACCGGCGCACGTAGACAAATACTGGAGGGAAAGGCATCATCCGAGATCCTTAGGACAGGATGGCTACAGGGTAACGGCCATCGAAAAATTCTGGAATGGTTTAAAAAGGTCAGCGACCCTGACGTGGACGTCATCAATGACGCTATTACACAGATACCGTGGGATACTTTGGGCAATCTTCTGCATCCTCACGGCGACATCGTGTTCCCTCTGTGTGAAGCTTCTGACCGGAAGTGTTCCTCCAAGCCAGTTAATCTTCTTCCGAGGCATCTTCCAGATTCTCTTCGCCGCACCTTGTATCGTGTTTTTCAAACATCCTTTGCGATATCCGCCAAAGTCGGTTATGCTGATCACGGTACGAGGGATAATCGGGACGTTCTTATCCTTCTTGTGTTACTATTCCTACCAGGCAATTCCTGTGGCCACAGCTAAAGCTCTGATATACAGCTCCCCAGTCTTAGTAGCCATCTTTGCAGGGGTGTTCCTCAAGGAGAAATGCTCGCTAGGGACAACATTCTTCTCTTTCTTAACAGTTGTATCGGTTGTTCTTGTCGTTCAACCGCCGTTTATTTTTGGAAGCAGAGGAGACACTGCGTCCTCTATAGTCGGTTTGATGTGCTCCTCCGCTGGGGCTTTCACCGTGGCCGTCAACGTCATCATCCTCCGTTACATACAGATGCGTCGAATCAACGCCCACGTCATCGTGTTTGCATATGGTGTCATTGCCGCAGTTTGCTGTGCCATCTTTCCAGCTACCGGTCTCGAGAGATGGACAAACCCAGGGTGTTCTTCAAAGCGTCGTATCATCATCCTCATGTGTCTTTCAGGATTTCTTGAGCAGGTTTCAGGTACCCTTGCTCTTAAAACTGAGAAAGCTTCAGTGATCTCCGTCTTACGGGGCAACGATGTCATTGTGTCTTTTGTCTTCGAGTTCTTCATTTTCCATACCTTGCCCGGAGCGTGGACTGTCGTCGGTATATTTGGCGTTGTAGGGAGTGCCATTGGTATGACAGTTTCTTCTCACTTTGCAAGCGAAAGAGACAAGAAGAGAGAAACAAAGGATAAACATCATACGATATCAGACACCAACTATCATGATTGTGATACAAAAATGGAAGTTTAA